In Massilia antarctica, the following are encoded in one genomic region:
- a CDS encoding DUF4404 family protein, translating to MLNDDTANLKSHLKTLHANLAQTDQVDEELQGLLMQLDGDIQTLLDKRAAAAQATISDTALAEQAEASATASDPAAALLAEPAGTTTYGLAERTQEITAKFAAEHPRLEPALRELGRMLSNMGI from the coding sequence ATGTTGAACGACGACACAGCGAACCTGAAGTCGCACCTGAAAACCCTGCATGCCAACCTGGCGCAGACGGATCAGGTGGATGAAGAGTTGCAAGGTTTGCTGATGCAGCTCGACGGCGACATCCAGACCCTGCTGGACAAGCGTGCAGCCGCCGCGCAAGCCACCATCAGCGACACTGCCCTGGCCGAGCAAGCCGAAGCGTCCGCTACGGCGTCCGACCCGGCTGCGGCCCTGCTGGCCGAACCGGCCGGCACCACCACCTACGGGCTGGCCGAGCGCACCCAGGAAATCACCGCCAAATTCGCCGCCGAGCACCCGCGCCTGGAACCCGCCCTGCGCGAGCTGGGCCGGATGCTGTCGAACATGGGTATCTGA
- a CDS encoding VF530 family DNA-binding protein translates to MSVHDLHGITLESLLTRLVAHYGWDELGKRIDINCFISDPSIKSSLKFLRKTPWARTRVEELYLATNFTN, encoded by the coding sequence ATGAGTGTTCACGACTTACACGGTATTACCTTAGAATCTCTGTTGACCAGGTTGGTCGCCCATTACGGCTGGGATGAGCTTGGCAAGCGGATCGACATCAATTGTTTCATCAGCGATCCAAGCATCAAGTCCAGCCTGAAGTTCCTGCGCAAGACCCCGTGGGCGCGTACCAGGGTTGAAGAACTGTATCTGGCCACAAATTTCACCAATTAA
- a CDS encoding SLOG family protein, producing the protein MSERPFLRVLVTGSTTWDNPDTVRRALSQLPPHSVIVTGDTPGADACAVAVAAELGLSVQRMKKNRADQRAFPGEAWRGLNERMLATGIDLVLAFHADYGKPGCARGTGHMVELADKSGTEIRIFRE; encoded by the coding sequence GTGTCTGAGCGACCATTCCTGCGCGTGCTGGTCACCGGCTCGACCACCTGGGACAACCCCGACACGGTGCGCCGCGCATTGTCCCAGTTGCCGCCGCACAGCGTGATCGTCACCGGCGACACCCCGGGCGCCGATGCCTGCGCGGTGGCTGTCGCCGCTGAGCTGGGCTTGAGCGTGCAGCGCATGAAAAAGAACCGCGCCGACCAGCGCGCCTTCCCCGGCGAAGCCTGGCGTGGCTTGAACGAACGCATGCTCGCCACCGGCATCGACCTGGTACTGGCCTTCCATGCCGATTACGGCAAGCCCGGTTGCGCGCGCGGCACCGGGCACATGGTCGAACTGGCCGACAAGAGCGGGACCGAGATACGCATTTTCCGCGAGTAA
- a CDS encoding 2OG-Fe(II) oxygenase, producing the protein MRVVPHAPTVFSIDGFLDARECGELIALAEARGFAAAAVRTAQGARPMPAIRNNERAQFEAPDWIALLWQRLAAAGMPELDGHAAVGLPRELRFYKYATGQRFKMHKDGPWNEDGLSSKLTFLVYLNEGYEGGDTVFKEFRVTPGTGSALLFVHDTWHEGAALTGGIKYVLRSDVLYGAGKPQQDPSTAPMFPSIHPT; encoded by the coding sequence ATGCGGGTCGTCCCCCACGCGCCGACGGTGTTTTCCATCGATGGGTTTCTCGATGCGCGCGAGTGCGGCGAGTTGATCGCGCTGGCTGAGGCGCGCGGCTTCGCGGCGGCGGCGGTGCGCACCGCGCAAGGCGCCCGACCGATGCCGGCGATCCGCAACAACGAGCGCGCCCAGTTCGAGGCGCCCGACTGGATCGCCCTGCTGTGGCAGCGCCTGGCGGCGGCCGGCATGCCCGAGCTCGACGGCCACGCTGCTGTCGGGTTGCCGCGCGAGCTGCGCTTTTACAAGTATGCGACCGGGCAGCGCTTCAAGATGCACAAGGATGGCCCGTGGAACGAAGATGGGCTGAGCAGCAAGCTCACTTTCCTCGTCTACCTGAACGAGGGCTACGAGGGCGGCGACACGGTCTTCAAGGAGTTCCGGGTGACGCCAGGGACCGGTTCGGCCCTGCTGTTCGTGCACGACACCTGGCATGAAGGCGCCGCGCTGACCGGCGGCATCAAGTATGTGCTGCGTTCGGACGTGCTGTACGGCGCAGGCAAGCCGCAACAGGACCCGTCAACCGCGCCGATGTTCCCCTCGATCCATCCCACTTGA
- a CDS encoding tetratricopeptide repeat protein has product MTEEPGESGPRCSGADCCTDAEALEFGPQRLYCSALALDNEGKSAASTAALQQAIASARAEKVRTHDASAVLCHAYGLDAQRAGDGGDPVAGRVGYAAAVQACRAGYGKESDQAAQAMLDSAEQRMQMKEFGTVQAEMAEVLAQARKNANLQLEADAADALGRMLGLKGDVAGERRLLTEALELRRKIHGENSYQVGMSYVNIGGSYMRENDNRTGREWYERAIAVYGATLGMADPVTLEVRAAHAMSYSAERNHKRAQELFEAMLPQAVQTFGAQSEETVAIINDIGSMHEHQDQNPAALARYEDILAIRRVTMPNTVKHGRSAMLAATLKRRVAGCGGATALDAEVKTIAAHLRTAMPKDADAREFLADASVFDDKCAHPAPRAARKKK; this is encoded by the coding sequence TTGACCGAAGAACCGGGCGAGTCCGGTCCGCGTTGCAGCGGCGCCGACTGCTGTACCGATGCCGAGGCGCTCGAATTCGGACCGCAGCGCCTGTATTGCAGTGCGCTGGCGCTGGACAACGAAGGCAAGAGCGCAGCCTCGACGGCCGCCCTGCAACAAGCCATCGCCAGCGCCCGTGCCGAGAAAGTCCGCACGCACGACGCTTCCGCCGTGCTGTGCCACGCGTACGGGCTCGATGCCCAGCGCGCCGGCGACGGCGGCGACCCGGTGGCCGGGCGGGTCGGCTATGCCGCCGCCGTGCAAGCTTGCCGGGCCGGGTACGGCAAGGAGTCGGACCAGGCCGCCCAGGCCATGCTCGACAGCGCCGAGCAGCGCATGCAGATGAAGGAATTCGGCACCGTCCAGGCCGAAATGGCCGAGGTGCTGGCGCAGGCCCGCAAGAACGCCAACCTCCAGCTCGAAGCCGATGCGGCGGACGCGCTCGGACGCATGCTGGGCCTGAAGGGCGACGTGGCCGGCGAGCGCCGCCTGTTGACCGAGGCGCTGGAACTGCGCCGCAAGATCCATGGCGAGAACAGCTACCAGGTCGGCATGAGTTATGTGAACATCGGCGGTAGCTACATGCGCGAGAACGACAACCGGACCGGGCGCGAATGGTACGAGCGCGCCATCGCGGTGTACGGCGCCACGCTCGGCATGGCCGACCCGGTGACCCTGGAAGTGCGGGCCGCGCATGCGATGAGCTATAGCGCTGAGCGCAACCACAAGCGCGCCCAGGAATTGTTCGAGGCCATGCTGCCGCAGGCCGTGCAAACCTTCGGCGCGCAGTCCGAGGAAACGGTCGCCATCATCAACGATATCGGCAGCATGCACGAGCATCAGGACCAGAACCCGGCGGCCCTGGCGCGCTACGAGGACATCCTGGCCATCCGCCGCGTCACCATGCCCAACACGGTCAAGCACGGCCGCTCCGCCATGCTGGCCGCCACCCTCAAGCGCCGGGTTGCCGGCTGCGGCGGCGCCACCGCGCTGGACGCGGAAGTGAAGACCATCGCCGCGCACTTGCGCACGGCCATGCCCAAGGATGCGGACGCGCGCGAGTTTCTAGCCGACGCCTCGGTGTTCGACGACAAGTGCGCGCACCCGGCGCCGCGCGCTGCGCGCAAGAAGAAATAA
- a CDS encoding M3 family metallopeptidase, with amino-acid sequence MTRPPLMIIAASLAVTSFAWTAPARAALPGSNPFAKASTLPFNYPVFDKIRIEHFAPAFAEGMRSEAAEVNTIANNRKPATFENTVVAMERSGKLLDRVSGAFSILGAGNSNDAIKALELTLAPKRAAHRDAISLNQKLFERIESLYLRRDKLGLDAESAFLLERYHKDFIRAGARLNGADKSKLKAYNAELAGLQATFSQNVQGEAKAAALVVDSRAELDGMTEAAIDAAAANASKNGLEGKFMLAVTNTTGQAAMAVLTKRAVRQRLQELSMGRGSRGGKFDNTGVVLRIARLRAERAALLGYPNHAAYSLDDQTAKDTGTVNTLLAGLVKPAVANARKEAADIQTVIDAGHGGFQLAAHDWAFYSDKVRAERFQFDQSALRPYFELNNVLTKGVFYAAGQLYGITFKERKDLPVYDPDMRVFDVIDADGKPLAIFVADLYARPNKRGGAWANAYVAQSRLLGTHPVIGNHLNIPKPAAGEPTLLTYDELRTLFHEFGHALHGMFSDVTYPRFAGTAVPRDYVEFPSQVNEMWSLWPDVLANYARHYKTGEPMPKELLDKVIGSKQFNEGYRTTENLASSILDQRWHQLDAAHIPTDVLAFEAAALKDAGVDFAPVPPRYRSTYFSHVFSGSYSAGYYGYLWSEKLDADTVDWFKENGGLSRKNGDHFRKTLLSKGGTIDAMQMYRNFRGRDATIEPLLERRGLTAK; translated from the coding sequence ATGACCCGTCCCCCACTGATGATCATCGCGGCCAGCCTGGCCGTGACCAGCTTCGCCTGGACCGCGCCGGCCCGCGCCGCGCTGCCAGGGTCCAACCCGTTCGCCAAAGCGAGCACCTTGCCATTCAACTACCCGGTCTTCGACAAGATCAGGATCGAGCACTTCGCCCCGGCCTTTGCCGAAGGCATGCGCAGCGAGGCCGCCGAGGTCAACACCATCGCCAACAACCGCAAGCCGGCCACGTTCGAGAACACCGTCGTCGCCATGGAACGCTCCGGCAAGCTGCTCGACCGTGTCAGCGGCGCCTTTTCCATTCTAGGGGCCGGCAACAGCAACGACGCCATCAAGGCCCTCGAACTGACCCTGGCGCCCAAGAGGGCGGCGCACCGCGACGCGATCAGCCTGAACCAGAAATTGTTCGAGCGTATCGAATCCTTGTACCTACGGCGCGACAAACTCGGGCTCGATGCCGAATCGGCCTTCCTGCTGGAGCGCTATCACAAGGATTTCATCCGCGCCGGCGCCCGCTTGAACGGGGCCGACAAGAGCAAGCTGAAGGCCTATAACGCCGAATTGGCGGGCTTGCAAGCGACCTTCAGCCAGAACGTGCAGGGCGAGGCCAAGGCGGCCGCGCTGGTGGTTGACAGCCGCGCGGAACTGGACGGCATGACGGAAGCGGCCATCGATGCGGCGGCCGCGAACGCGAGCAAGAACGGCCTCGAAGGCAAGTTCATGCTCGCGGTGACCAACACCACGGGCCAGGCCGCCATGGCGGTGCTGACCAAGCGCGCCGTGCGCCAGCGCCTGCAGGAATTGTCGATGGGGCGCGGCAGCCGCGGCGGCAAATTCGACAACACCGGCGTGGTGCTGCGCATCGCCCGGCTGCGTGCCGAGCGCGCCGCCCTGCTCGGCTATCCGAACCATGCCGCCTACTCGCTCGACGACCAGACCGCGAAAGATACCGGCACCGTCAACACGCTGCTGGCCGGCCTGGTCAAGCCGGCGGTGGCCAACGCGCGCAAGGAAGCGGCCGATATCCAGACCGTCATCGACGCCGGCCATGGCGGCTTCCAGCTCGCCGCCCACGACTGGGCCTTCTACAGCGACAAGGTGCGCGCCGAGCGCTTCCAGTTCGACCAGAGCGCGCTGCGTCCGTATTTCGAGCTGAACAACGTGCTCACCAAGGGCGTGTTCTACGCCGCCGGCCAGTTGTACGGCATCACCTTCAAGGAACGCAAGGACTTGCCGGTGTACGACCCTGACATGCGCGTGTTCGACGTCATCGATGCCGACGGCAAGCCGCTGGCGATCTTCGTGGCCGATCTGTACGCGCGCCCGAACAAGCGCGGCGGCGCCTGGGCCAATGCCTACGTGGCGCAATCGCGCCTGCTGGGCACGCACCCGGTCATCGGCAATCACCTGAACATTCCCAAGCCGGCCGCGGGCGAACCGACCCTGCTGACCTACGACGAACTGCGCACCCTGTTCCACGAATTCGGCCATGCCCTGCACGGCATGTTTTCGGACGTGACCTATCCGCGTTTTGCCGGCACCGCCGTGCCGCGCGACTATGTGGAATTCCCTTCGCAGGTCAATGAAATGTGGTCGCTCTGGCCTGACGTGCTCGCCAACTACGCCAGGCACTACAAGACCGGCGAGCCGATGCCCAAGGAATTGCTCGACAAGGTGATCGGATCGAAGCAGTTCAACGAAGGCTACCGCACCACCGAGAACCTGGCTTCGTCGATTCTCGATCAGCGCTGGCACCAGCTGGACGCCGCCCACATCCCGACCGACGTGCTGGCGTTCGAAGCGGCCGCGCTGAAGGACGCCGGCGTCGACTTCGCGCCGGTGCCGCCACGCTATCGCTCGACCTACTTCTCGCACGTGTTCTCGGGCAGTTATTCGGCCGGCTACTACGGTTACCTGTGGAGTGAAAAGCTGGACGCCGATACGGTCGACTGGTTCAAGGAAAACGGCGGCTTGTCGCGCAAAAATGGCGACCATTTCCGCAAGACCTTGCTGTCGAAAGGCGGCACCATCGATGCCATGCAAATGTACCGCAACTTCCGCGGCCGCGATGCGACCATCGAACCGCTGCTGGAACGGCGCGGGCTCACTGCCAAGTAA
- a CDS encoding M3 family metallopeptidase codes for MTRPHMLIVAASLALATTAFAAPATPAGALAASNPFAQPSTLPFQYPAFDKIKDSHFRPAYEAGMRAQLGEIDAIANNAEAPSFENTVVAMERSGQLLTRVATTFSALQGANTNPALDAIDSAMSPKMAAHNDAIFLNAKLYQRVKALYDKRAELGLDAESAYLLERYHKDFVRAGAQLSTADKDKLKKFNGQIASLQTKFTQNVLAEINASALVVNTRAELDGMSDAQISAAADAAKKRKLKGKFLVALVNTSGQPPLAQLTNRAVRERLMAASLARGSHGGKFDNRDVVVKLARLRAERAALLGYPTYADYSLEDQTAKTTGVVNTLLAELAKPAVTNARKEADDIQKVIDAEKGGFKVGAADWAMYSDKVRAERFNFDEKQLKPYFELDNVLVNGVFFAAGKLYGLTFKERKDLPVYNPDVRVFDVFDADGKQLAIFLADMYARSNKQGGAWMNAYVSQSGLMDTHPVIANHLNIPKPPAGEPTLLTVDEVKTAFHEFGHALHGMFSNVKYPRFSGTSVPSDFVEYPSQVNEMWMIDPEVLANYAKHYKTGEAMPKELLGKFIEAKKFNQGFLTTEYLAASLVDQRWHQLSAAQVPTDVLGFEANALKEAGVDFAPVPPRYRTTYFSHSFSGGYSAGYYSYLWSEKLDADTVEWFKENGGLLRKNGDHFRNTLLSRGGTVDALDLFRNFRGRDPKIEPLLNRRGLTVH; via the coding sequence ATGACCCGTCCCCACATGCTTATCGTCGCCGCCAGCCTGGCGCTGGCCACCACCGCCTTTGCCGCCCCGGCCACCCCCGCCGGCGCACTGGCCGCATCGAATCCGTTTGCCCAGCCCAGCACCTTGCCGTTCCAGTACCCGGCCTTCGACAAGATCAAGGACAGTCATTTCCGGCCCGCCTACGAGGCCGGCATGCGCGCGCAGTTGGGCGAGATCGATGCCATCGCCAACAATGCCGAGGCGCCCAGCTTCGAGAACACCGTGGTGGCGATGGAGCGTTCGGGCCAGTTGCTGACCCGCGTGGCGACCACCTTCTCGGCCCTGCAGGGCGCCAACACCAATCCGGCCCTGGATGCCATCGACAGCGCCATGTCGCCGAAAATGGCCGCGCATAACGATGCGATCTTCCTCAACGCCAAGCTGTACCAGCGGGTCAAGGCGCTCTACGACAAGCGCGCCGAGCTCGGCCTCGATGCGGAATCGGCCTACCTGCTGGAACGCTATCACAAGGATTTCGTGCGCGCCGGCGCCCAGTTGTCGACGGCCGACAAGGACAAGCTGAAAAAATTCAACGGCCAGATCGCCAGCCTGCAGACCAAGTTCACCCAGAACGTACTGGCGGAAATCAACGCCTCTGCGCTGGTGGTCAATACCCGCGCGGAACTGGACGGCATGAGCGATGCGCAAATCAGCGCGGCCGCCGATGCGGCCAAGAAGCGCAAGCTGAAAGGCAAGTTCCTGGTCGCCCTGGTCAACACCAGCGGCCAGCCGCCGCTGGCACAGCTGACCAACCGCGCGGTGCGCGAGCGCCTGATGGCGGCGTCGCTGGCGCGTGGCAGCCACGGCGGCAAATTCGATAACCGCGACGTGGTGGTCAAGCTGGCCCGCCTGCGCGCCGAACGCGCGGCCCTGCTCGGCTACCCGACCTACGCCGACTACTCGCTGGAAGACCAGACCGCCAAGACGACCGGCGTGGTCAACACCCTGCTGGCCGAACTGGCCAAGCCCGCCGTGACCAATGCGCGCAAGGAAGCGGACGATATCCAGAAAGTCATCGACGCCGAAAAGGGCGGTTTCAAGGTCGGCGCCGCCGACTGGGCCATGTACAGCGACAAGGTGCGGGCCGAGCGCTTCAATTTCGACGAGAAACAGCTCAAGCCGTATTTCGAGCTCGACAACGTCCTGGTCAACGGCGTGTTCTTCGCCGCCGGCAAGCTGTACGGCCTGACCTTCAAGGAACGCAAGGATTTGCCGGTGTATAACCCGGACGTGCGTGTGTTCGACGTGTTCGATGCCGACGGCAAGCAGCTGGCCATCTTCCTGGCCGACATGTACGCGCGCAGCAATAAGCAGGGCGGCGCGTGGATGAATGCCTATGTGTCGCAGTCGGGCTTGATGGACACGCATCCGGTGATCGCCAACCACCTCAATATTCCCAAGCCGCCGGCCGGCGAGCCGACCTTGCTGACGGTCGATGAAGTCAAGACCGCCTTCCACGAATTCGGCCACGCGCTGCATGGCATGTTCTCGAACGTGAAGTATCCGCGTTTCTCGGGCACCAGCGTGCCGAGCGACTTCGTCGAGTATCCTTCGCAAGTCAATGAGATGTGGATGATCGATCCGGAAGTGCTGGCCAACTACGCCAAGCACTACAAGACCGGCGAAGCGATGCCCAAGGAATTGCTGGGCAAGTTCATCGAAGCGAAGAAATTCAACCAGGGTTTCCTGACCACCGAATACCTGGCGGCCTCCCTGGTGGACCAGCGCTGGCACCAGTTGAGCGCGGCCCAGGTGCCGACCGACGTGCTCGGCTTCGAAGCGAACGCGCTCAAGGAAGCCGGCGTCGACTTCGCGCCGGTGCCGCCGCGCTACCGCACCACCTACTTCTCGCATAGTTTCTCGGGCGGTTATTCGGCCGGTTACTATTCCTACCTGTGGAGCGAGAAGCTGGACGCCGATACGGTCGAATGGTTCAAGGAAAACGGTGGCTTGCTGCGCAAGAATGGCGACCATTTCCGCAACACCCTGCTCTCGCGCGGCGGCACGGTCGACGCGCTCGACCTGTTCCGCAATTTCCGCGGCCGCGATCCGAAGATCGAACCGCTGCTGAACCGCCGCGGCCTGACCGTCCACTAA
- a CDS encoding SlyX family protein: MSQEDRFVDIEIKLAHQEDLVESLNQMVYQQGRRIDQLEAMVAKLAEHIRNNAQSGPNPVNDRPPHY; this comes from the coding sequence GTGAGCCAGGAAGACCGTTTTGTCGATATCGAGATCAAGCTCGCGCACCAGGAAGACCTGGTCGAATCCCTGAACCAGATGGTGTACCAGCAGGGCCGCCGCATCGACCAGCTCGAAGCGATGGTCGCCAAGCTGGCCGAACACATCCGCAACAATGCCCAGTCGGGACCGAACCCGGTCAACGACCGCCCGCCGCACTACTAG
- a CDS encoding DUF4214 domain-containing protein produces the protein MQMQINGGSGVDTFGFAGLRADYNITNGAGGYAVLPKNGASGGLQLLANVERFTFSDSTVNVEYDAAVQALYVAYFGRAADYAGMQSFQDQLAKLGAPHDIVGISAAYATNPGLHKLIDSFSTSAESDKLYPDGIIDFVSAVYKNVLGRSPDDAGLAFWSEAIDSGALSRANAAMSIMAGALQNSTPQGLLDAQRIGNTLAVASDFTLAIDRPSEIAGYGSTLAASMVRTMLATVTAGSDVEAFHAVIKAMLALMAGDVQTGSDAPAAHEAPPLLLVGVAPAWEHGPA, from the coding sequence ATGCAAATGCAAATTAACGGCGGCTCCGGGGTCGACACGTTCGGCTTCGCCGGCTTGCGGGCCGACTACAACATCACCAATGGCGCCGGCGGGTACGCCGTGCTGCCCAAGAACGGCGCCAGCGGCGGCTTGCAGCTGTTGGCCAATGTCGAGCGTTTCACATTCAGCGACAGCACCGTCAACGTCGAATACGATGCGGCCGTGCAAGCGCTGTACGTGGCTTATTTCGGCCGCGCCGCCGACTATGCCGGCATGCAGAGCTTCCAGGACCAGCTGGCCAAACTGGGCGCGCCGCACGACATCGTCGGCATCAGCGCCGCCTACGCCACCAATCCCGGCTTGCACAAATTGATCGACAGTTTCAGCACCAGCGCCGAATCGGATAAGCTGTATCCCGACGGCATCATCGACTTTGTGAGCGCCGTGTACAAGAACGTGCTCGGGCGCAGCCCGGACGATGCCGGACTGGCGTTCTGGAGCGAGGCCATCGACAGCGGCGCGCTCTCGCGCGCCAATGCCGCCATGTCGATCATGGCCGGCGCACTGCAAAACAGCACGCCCCAGGGCTTGCTCGACGCCCAGCGCATCGGCAATACCCTGGCGGTGGCGTCCGACTTCACCCTGGCGATCGACCGCCCGTCCGAAATCGCCGGCTACGGCAGTACCCTGGCCGCCTCGATGGTGCGCACCATGCTGGCCACGGTGACCGCCGGCAGCGATGTCGAGGCGTTTCACGCGGTGATCAAGGCCATGCTCGCGCTCATGGCCGGCGACGTTCAAACGGGCTCGGACGCTCCCGCGGCGCACGAGGCGCCGCCGCTGCTGCTGGTAGGCGTGGCGCCGGCCTGGGAACACGGACCGGCCTGA
- a CDS encoding DUF4214 domain-containing protein has translation MTTLSDINELRLSGFNHIDALISEGPDWNFVGRTAPFYIQYTFSISTGNEAGQGGQTAFSPAQQAATRTALAYLREVTGIWFIETSNGGTAQIHLASINIPGDDVTGLSSWNTTYTPPRSGTTVSDYSVQAYVYLDNVEFRTPNADLTPGGSGYETLLHELGHTLGLKHPFEGDIKLPYEDDHTGNTLMSYDSVGGPYSTYGQYDIAAFNWIYGGDGLGGQYGAGGRMDYLTGSNDAERISGSADSERLEGAGGDDVIDGLGGVDEASYIGARANYDITKIEAGYVVRDRVGDEGQDVLVNIESLVFADGKVFFAYESLVQALYVGYFGRAADYSGMRSFQQQLGALHAPEDVRGLAAAYSQDAGLHALIDSFAVSAESAALYPGATTTFINALYQNVFGRAPDAGGLAFWSHAIDSGGLSRANASLSVMAGALDNKTAQGVLDAKLVNNKLIVASGFTLMIDTPQEIAGYGSAAAAASVRAMLGAVTASTDLIAYQTTIGATLKSMTGPAKAMANVEYGDPIVHVDLIGIGHQPWEQTLV, from the coding sequence ATGACCACCCTGTCCGACATCAACGAACTGCGCCTGTCCGGCTTCAACCATATCGACGCCTTGATCAGCGAAGGGCCCGACTGGAACTTCGTCGGCCGCACTGCGCCGTTTTATATTCAATATACCTTTTCGATCAGCACCGGCAACGAAGCCGGGCAGGGCGGGCAGACCGCTTTTTCTCCCGCGCAGCAAGCGGCCACCCGCACAGCCTTGGCTTACCTGCGCGAAGTGACCGGAATCTGGTTCATCGAAACCAGTAATGGCGGTACTGCCCAGATTCATCTGGCGTCGATCAATATTCCGGGCGACGACGTGACTGGATTGTCCAGCTGGAACACGACGTATACGCCGCCGCGCAGCGGCACCACCGTCAGCGACTACAGCGTCCAGGCCTATGTCTACCTCGACAATGTGGAATTTCGCACTCCCAACGCCGACCTGACCCCGGGCGGGTCCGGCTATGAAACCTTATTGCACGAACTGGGCCATACGCTCGGCCTGAAACATCCCTTCGAAGGCGATATCAAGCTGCCTTACGAAGACGACCACACCGGCAACACCCTGATGTCCTATGATTCCGTGGGCGGTCCCTACAGCACCTACGGGCAATACGATATTGCCGCATTCAACTGGATCTACGGCGGCGATGGACTCGGCGGCCAGTATGGTGCGGGCGGGCGCATGGATTACCTCACCGGCAGCAACGACGCCGAGCGTATCAGCGGTAGCGCCGACAGCGAACGGCTGGAAGGGGCCGGCGGCGACGATGTCATCGATGGCCTCGGCGGCGTCGACGAAGCCAGCTACATCGGGGCGCGTGCGAATTACGACATCACCAAGATCGAGGCCGGCTATGTCGTGCGCGACCGGGTCGGCGACGAGGGCCAGGATGTGCTGGTCAATATCGAATCCTTGGTGTTTGCCGACGGCAAGGTATTCTTTGCCTACGAATCGCTGGTGCAAGCCTTGTATGTCGGCTATTTCGGCCGCGCGGCCGACTACAGCGGCATGCGCAGCTTCCAGCAGCAGCTGGGCGCATTGCACGCTCCCGAGGACGTGCGCGGCTTGGCCGCGGCGTATAGCCAGGACGCCGGCCTGCATGCACTGATCGACAGCTTCGCCGTCAGCGCCGAGTCGGCCGCCTTGTATCCGGGCGCTACCACCACCTTCATCAATGCGCTGTACCAGAACGTGTTCGGACGCGCGCCCGACGCCGGCGGACTGGCCTTCTGGAGTCATGCCATCGACAGCGGCGGCCTGTCGCGCGCCAACGCCTCGCTCTCGGTCATGGCCGGCGCGCTCGACAACAAGACGGCCCAGGGTGTGCTCGATGCCAAACTGGTCAATAACAAGCTGATCGTCGCCTCCGGCTTCACCCTGATGATCGATACCCCGCAAGAGATCGCCGGCTATGGCAGCGCCGCTGCCGCCGCCTCGGTGCGCGCCATGCTCGGCGCCGTCACGGCGAGCACCGACCTGATCGCCTATCAGACGACCATCGGCGCCACCCTGAAGTCGATGACGGGGCCGGCCAAGGCCATGGCCAATGTCGAGTACGGGGATCCTATCGTGCACGTGGACCTGATTGGGATCGGCCACCAGCCGTGGGAACAGACGCTGGTATAG